Genomic DNA from Rhodoferax mekongensis:
AGTTCACGCTGGTCAGCACGCCGATGTAGTTGCGCGTTGCAACACGCCCATCACCACGCTTTATGCCTTCAAACGTGGCCGGAGTGTCCACATAGGCTACGGGCCGCACATCGCCTCCCACGGCGTGGCCGCGGTCAAAGCGGCTGAATGCGAGGTTGTGGGTGTGCACATGCTGGCCCGCAGCTATGGGCTGCGTGGCGGTGCCGATGATCTGGTTGTAGCGCCGCACCGGTTCGCCCGCCGCAATGGCGCGCACCGCCACCTTGTGGCCCGGCGGAATCAGTCCGGAGATGGTGATGCCTTCCGAGTCGAGGCGAGTGCCGCCCAGCAACTGCTGCCGGGCGATCACCACATCGTCCGCCGGGTGAATGCGAATGACCGGGTTCATTTCAGCAGGCCCATCTGGTGCGGCAGCCACAGCGTGATGGCGGGAACGTATGTGATGGCAATCAGCGCCACGATCAACGGAACCAGCCAAGGCAGGATGGCCATGGTGGTCCGCTCGACCGACAGCTTGGAAATGCGTGCCAGCACAAACAACACCATGCCCAGCGGCGGATGCAGCAGCCCGATCATCAGGTTCAGCGTCATGATGATGCCGAACTGGATGGGGTCAATGCCCAGTTTCAGCACGATGGGGATCAGGATGGGCACGAGGATGGTGATGGCGGCAATCGTGTCGATGAAGCAACCCACAAACAGAATCAGCAAGTTCGCCAGCAGCAGGAACACCCACTTGTTGCTGGTGATGGACAGAATCCAGTCTGCCAAAGCCTGCGCGGCCTGTGTGGTGGTCAGCAGCCAGGCAAAGATGGACGCAGCCGTCACGATGAAGAGCACCGAGGAAGTGGTTTCAATCGTCTCGAAAGTGGCTTGAGCGAGGGTGCGAAGGGTCATGGACCGGTAGCGCACCAGACCCAGAAACAGCGCCCAGATCACCGCGGCCACTGCCGCTTCAGTCGGCGTGAACCAGCCCATGGTCATGCCGCCGATCAGGATCACAGGCGCCATCAGCGCCAGTACCGCCGAGAAGTTAAAGCGCCAGTCCAGCACCATGAGCGCGACAAAGGCTGTTCCGGTAGCCATATTGACCGAGGCTCCGGCTTTCACCGCCAACCACACTGCCATCGGGAAGGCCAGAACCAGCAGGATTTCCAGTGTTGCGCCACCCAGGCGCCCCCAGTGGAATGCCACGTCACCGCCCCAGCCGTTGCGCCGGGCAAAGTAAGCCACCGTGGCCATCATCAGGGCGGTCATGAACAAGCCGGGCAGGATGCCCGCCACAAACAAGGCGCCGATGGACACGTTGGCCATCATTCCGTAAATCACAAAGGGCAGGGAGGGCGGGATGATGGGGCCCAGCGTGGCCGAAGCGGCAGTCACCCCCACCGAAAACTCGGTGCTGTAGCCATGCTCTTTCATGGCCTTGATTTCAATCGAACCCAGGCCGGCGGCATCCGCAATGGCGGTGCCGGACATGCCCGAAAAAATCACCGAACCGATGATGTTCACCTGGCCCAGGCCGCCCTTCATCCAACCCACCAGGGCTACCGCAAAATCGTAGATGCGGCTGGTGATGCCTGCAATGTTCATCAGGTTGCCGGCCAGAATGAAGAAGGGTACCGCCAGCAGCGGGAAGGACTCGATGCCGGCAATCATGCGCTGCGCCAACACGATGTCGGGCACGGTGCCGGACACCAGGATGTAAATCAACGAGCCACCCGCCATGGACACCGCCACCGGCAGGCCACAGAGCATCAGGCCCAGAAAAGAAAGAATGAGTAGCAACATGGGGGAGTCCGTTCAGTCGTCCGAGCCGTCGAAGTAGCCGGGGTTTTGCAGCGGGGAGAAGCCGCGGCGCCAGTTCTCAATGCCCACCTGCAAGGCACGCACGCTCATCAGTGCAAAGCCGGCAAAGGCCAGCCAGTACACATGGCTCTTGTTCCAGTTGATGGTGGTCATGGGCTCGTTGTCCACGGCCAGCGCATAGCGCGCAACCAACCAGGCACCGTAGCTGTAGAAGGCGAGTGCCGCAATGTCCACGGCAGTAGACAGCACGCGGCCTGCAGGCACCGGCAGGTAGCGGTAAATCAGGTTGACCTGAATGTGCCGCACACGGCGCACACACATGGAGGCGCCGATAAACACCACCGGCATCAGGCAGTACACGGCGAGTTCTTCGGTCCAGGCAAACGAGTCGTTCAGCACATAGCGGCTGAAAAACTGCAGAAAAACCAGGCCGGCCATGGTCCAGAAAAAGCCCAGGCAAATCCAGTCTTCGACGCCGTAGCCCGAGAGGTCGACCGTGTGCTGGTCGGCCTCTGCGAAGCTGGCGACCAGCGCTTCCGCGCTGGTCTCGACGGGACGTGATTCGGCTGCGCCGCCCGACAAGGGCAGGGAGCTGTGAAGCGTCATGTCGTGTCGCCTTACTTGATGGCCTGGATGCGGTCCCAGTCAGCCTTCTGGTAGCCGAACTGCTCGAAAGGCACGTTCTTGAGCACGGTGTCGCGGAATTCATTGGTGTTCACGTCCGTCACGCTCACGCCTTTGCTGCGGAAGATGGCAGCCAGTTCGCCTTCGCGGGTAGCCACTTCCTTGGAGGCTTTGGCAGCGGCTTCGAGGGCCACATCGGTGAAGATTTTCTTGTCAGCGTCCGAGAGCTTTTTCCACAAGGCGCCAGCGACCACGGTGTTGAGGTGGTCCACGATGTGGCCGGTCAGCACGATGTGCTTTTGCACCTCATAGAACTTCTTGGCTTCGATGGTGGGCAGCGGGTTCTCCTGGGCTTCGACCGTGCCGTTTTGCAGTGCGAGGTAGACCTCGGCAAACGCAATCGGCGAGGTGTTGGCACCGCAGGCGCGCGGCATGGCCAGGTAGGCGGGCACGTCAGGCACGCGCATCTTCAGACCCTTCATGTCGGCGCACTTGGCAATCGGCTTGTTGCTGGTGGTGTGGCGGGTGCCGTAGTAGGTGGTGGCAATGATTTCATTGCCGCTCTTTTGCTCGTAGCCGGCGGTCAGCTCTTTGTAAATGTCGCTCTTGGTGTAGGCCAGCAGGTGGTCTACGTTGCGGAAGGTGTAGGGGTAGTAGGTCACTCCGATGCGGGGGAAAGCCTTGGCCGCAAAGCTGGAGCCCGAGATGATGATGTCCACCGTGCCCAAGGCCAGGCCTTGGTTGATGTCGTTTTCCTTGCCCAGCTGCGAGGCGGGGTACACATCAATCTGGTAGCGGCCGTTGGTGCGCTTCTGGATTTCCTGCGCAGCCCAGACGGACGCGGTGTGGAACGGCTCACTGGGCTCGTAGACGTGGGCCCATTTGAGCTTGGTCTGCGCGAAAGCGGGGGCGGCGACCACCAGGCTTGCAGCCAGGGCCAGCGAAATGCGTTTGAATGTCATGCTCTTTGTCTCCTCTTGTTGTGAAAGTTGCGCAGGCGGGTCCGCTTGATGAATCAGCCGGGAATCAACTGCACTTTGGTACTGCGGCCTCTGTCCAATGCCAGATCGAAGGCCGCTTTCGATTGGCTGATCGGCAACTGGGCGCTGATGAGCGGGCGCACATCGGCCCGCCGGCTGCGAATGGCCTGTACGGCCCAGTCGAATTCGATATCGGCGCGGAAGGCGCCCACGTAGTCCAGCTCGCGCGACATGATGTCGTTGGCCGGAAAAGGAATCTCTGCGGGCAGGGTGCCCACCTGCACCACGCGTCCGCCGCGGCGTACCGCAGCCAGGCAGCCCGCCAGTGCAGCAGGGTGGCCGGCGGCTTCCAGCGCCACATCGACACGTCCCCTCCAGGCTGATGCATCGGGCAAAGCTTCGTCGGCGCCCACGGTCAGCGCCATCTCGCGGGCCCGCTCGCTGGGGTCGCAGGCAATCACACGGCCTGCACCGGCCAGGCGCGCAGCAATCACCGACATGCAGCCTATGGTGCCTGCCCCGGTCACCAGCACCGTGGCACCCAGCACTTCGCCCGCGCGGCGCACAGCATGCAGGCCCACAGATAGCGGCTCGGCGCAGGCAATCTCGCCCAGGCTCACATCTTCATCAATGGCGGTGAGCTGGGCCTCATTCATCACAAAGTGCTCACGGAAGAAGCCGTGGATGTGCGGGAAGATGGCCGCACTGCCCAGAAACACCATCTTTTCGCACAGGTTGCTGCGTCCGGCCCGGCAGGCGGGGCACATGCCGCAGGGGTGGGCAGGGTTGACAGCCACTTTCTGGCCGACCTTCACCTTGGTAACCCCGTCGCCCACCGCATCCACCACGCCCGAGGCTTCATGCCCCGGCACAAAGGGCGCGCGGATCGCGAAAATGCCCGCGCGGCCATGCTGGTAGTAGTGCAGGTCGGAGCCGCAGATGCCGCCTGCGCCCAGCCGCACGCGCACCTGGCCGGGGCCGGGGTTCTGGGTGTCGTGGTGTTCCACGCTGAGATTCAGCGGGCCATTCAAGGTACAGGCAAGGCTCATGGTCAGGGTGTCCGGTCGGGTCAGGCGTCAGTGGGGGTAGTCCAGCCGGCAGAGAAGCGTTCGTGCGAATGGTCCAGGTGGCCGCTCATGGCAGCGCGCGCCATGTCGGGGTCGTGCGCGGCAATGGCGTCGACCACGGCGCGGTGCTCGTCCACCGCGGCTTTCCAGGTGGCTTCGCGCTCAAAGTGGCCGCCCAGTTTTTGGAACAGGGGCCCATTGCGCTCGTCAAACAGCTGGGTGACTACCGCTTGCAAAGCGCTGTTGTCGCTGGCCTGCGCGATGCGGATGTGAAAGGCGCGGTCCCCGCGTATGGGCAGAGTGCGCGCGGCGATGTCAGCCTCCATGTCGCGCAGGGTTTCCAGCAGGTCAGGCACCAGGGTGGGGTCGGTGCTTTTCGCGGCGAGTGCAGCCAGCTCGCATTCGATGAGCTGGCGGGCGCGGATGATTTCCAGCGGGCCGGGCGCGTTGTCCAGCATGCGCACGCTTTCGCGGGCTATGACCACGATGCCCGAGCCCATGCGGACTTCGATCAGGCCTTCGACTTCCAGCGCGATCAGCGCTTCACGCACGGACGGGCGGGACACGCCCATCTTGGTGGCCAGGTCTCGCTCGGCCGGCAGCTTGCTGCCCACCGCGAATTCGCCGGTCTGGATGAGTTGGCGCAGCTGGTCCGCAATCTGGCGGTACAACCGGCGGGGCTCTATGGGTTGAAACGGCATACGTTGATTGGCTAAAAGGTAAATTGGTAAGACCAGTTGGCCGGATTGTGGGGCGATTGCGCCTCCAAAAGTTCTAGGGTTTTCCCCATCGGCCCTGCAATGGACGAAAAAAAGCCGCCTCAAGGGCGGCTTTTGCTATCTATTCAGGAGCTGCCCACGCTTATTTCACGGGCGCCAGAGGCTTATTTGACTACAAATCCAGCACCAAACGCGCGCTTTTCGACCGGGAGCAGCAGGGCAGAAACTGGTCGTTCGCAGCCTGTTCTTCGGGCAGGAGGTATTGGTCGCGGTGGTCAGGCGTGCCGGCTTTGACGCGGGTGAGGCAGGTGCCGCACACGCCTTGTTCGCACGACATGGGGATATCGATACCGCCTGCATGCAGCGCTTCCAGTGCCGTCTGGTCGGGCAGCACCTTGATGACCTTGCCGGTGCTGGCTATCTGCAGCTCAAAGCTGCCGTCGTCGGCTTTGGCGGTGGGCGCTGCACCAAAGTACTCGCGATGCAAGTGCTCCTCCGGCCAGCCGGCGGCGCGGCCTGCGCTGAGCACCGCGTCCATAAAGCCTTGCGGACCGCACACATACAAGTGGGTGCCTGCCGGGGCGCTTTGCAGGGTGGCGGCAATGTCCAGCTTTTGGGCCGCATCGCCATCGTCAAAGTGGTGGTGGGTGTGTGCTGCAAACGGCGCTGCAGCCAGCCGGTCCACAAAGGCCGTGCGTGCACGGCTGCGGCTGCAGTGGTGCAGGGTGAAAGCACCACCGGTCGCCGCCAGGTGTTCCGCCATCGCCAGCATGGGTGTGATGCCTATGCCACCGGCCAGCAGCAGGTGGTGGGGCGCCGCGCTCTCCAGGGGGAACAGGTTGCGCGGGGTGCTGATGGTGAGCGTGCTGCCCTCGGCCACCAGGTCGTGCACGGCGGTGGAGCCGCCGCGCGACGCCGCATCGCGCAGCACGCCAATCACATAGCGCTTCGTTTCACTGGGCGCGTTGCTCAGCGAGTACTGGCGCACCAGCCCATTGGGCAGGTGCACATCAATGTGCGCGCCGGCGGTGAAAGCGGGCAGGGCGCCACCGTCTGTTGCCACCAGCTCCAGGCTGCAGATGTCTTGCGCTTCGGTGCGCTTGGCCGCTACCTTGACCTGCAACGTTGCAGGCGTGCTCACAGGGGGCTGGGTGGGCCCGCTCATGCCGCCGCCTCTGCCGCAGCCGGGTTGCGCTCTGCGGCCACCACGCGGTCAATCACCTTGCGGGACTGCACGCCCCCGGTGTCGATGTTCAGCATCAACAATTTGCGCTCGGGGTAGGCCAGCAGGTTTTGTTGTTGGCGCTCCAGCATCTCTTGGTCTTCCGCAAAAATCTTGCCCTGGCCTTCGCGGATCTGCGCGGTCAGCTCGGCGTCTTGCGGCTTGAACTTGCGCGCCATGCCCCAGAAGTAGTGGATGGACGTGTCTGTTTTGGGGGTGATGAAGTCCACCACCCAGCTTGCGGCCTTGAACTCGTCCGGCGCCTTGTAGCCGCCGTGGCCCTGCAGTGCCACACCCACCTCAATCATGATGTGGCTTGGCGGCGTGAAGTGGCAGATTTGCCAGCGGTCCACCAGCTGGTCGTCAGGCAGGCCGTTCATGCGCAGGGCCATCTTCCAGAAAGGGGGCGCTTCAATGCCTTCCATGTAGCGCTCGGTGATCACATGGTCGCCGTCCACGCGGGTCTGGCAGGGCACTTCGTCAATTTCCTTTTGGCCGATGCTGGTGCTGTGCACATAGGTTTCGTGCGTCAGGTCCATCAGGTTGTCGATCATCAGGCGGTAGTCGCAGGCAATCTCGTACAAGCCGCCGCCGTAGCCGAACTGCGGATTGCCCAGCCATTCGAACTTCGGAATGTTGGCCACGTCCGCCTTCGTGGCATCGCCGGGCCAGACCCACACAAAGCCATGTTCCTCATGCAGCGGAAAGCTGCGATTGGCCGGAAAGCCGCGCACGCGCTGGCAGGGCATGGACACGGTTTTGCCATCGCAGCCCATGGCCAGGCCGTGGTAGCCGCAGACCAGCGTGTCACCTTCGACCTTGCCCAGCGAGAGCGGGGCGCCCCGGTGCGGGCAGAAGTCTTCCACCGCGGCGGGCACGCCCGCGCTGTTGCGGAACAGCGCCATGGGGATGTTGCAAATGCGGCGGCCCAAGGGGCGGTCAGAAGGGATCTCTTCGCTGCGGGCAGCAACGTACCAGGTGTTGAGAGGAAACATGGCTTGGCTCCTTGGATGGGAAATCTTCATTCAGTATGCTGAATGACGAGAATCATAGACCGAAGTCAATTCCACGGCTAGGGGCTGGGGATGAGGGTTTTCCCTTGAAAAGGGATGAATCCGATGGCTGGTCGGGGTCGAGGTCGAGGTCGAGGTCGAGGTCGAGGTCGAGGTCGGGGGCTTTGGGCTATGCGCTGTCGGACGGCTGGTCCGGCATATCGGCATCGTCCTCGGGGGCTGGCGTGTTCAAGTGCACAAACTTGCGCAGCAGGCGCAAAAACTCCTCGCGCTCGGCGGGCTCAAGGGCGTCCAGCAATTGCCCGTACATGGGTGCCACGCGCGGAAGCATCTCGGCCAGCACCGCCTCGCCCTCAGGCGTGAGGCGCAGCGCGCGCTGGCGGCGAGGCATCAGCTCCCGCACGATCCAGCCCTTGGCATCCAGCCGCGCAGCAATGTCGGCAGTGGTCGATGTATCCAGCGCCACCCGGTCCGCCAGCGTCACCTGGTCCATGCCCGGCGTATCCTGCAGCGCGCGCAACACTGCGTATTGCACCGGCGTGATCTGCTTGCCATGCGTCTTGGCAAACGTGCCCACCGCCAATTGGTGCGCTCGCCGGATCAGATGGCCGGGTTCAGCTTGCAGGGGGATGGAAGCGGTAACGGCTGGGTGAGTGGTGGACTGCGAATCAGACATGGCGGAGCTGGGGTGAATGGGCAGGACTATACGGCAGTGTCTTCGGGCGGCGCGATAGCACTGGTGAAGCGGTTAATGCTCATGTGGATCGACGTAGTGCTATTTTTTTTATAGCTGCTAGCGCACATTCCAAGAGCGCCAGATGCCGAATTAATGCCTAAACGCCTTCCACGCGGCTCCCCGTCCGCCCCCAGCGCCGCGCGGCTGCTTCCGGCGTTTGGCCTTGCTCCATGAGCGCGCCCAGTGGCGCCAGCAGCGCTTGCAAATCGGCTTCATCAAACTTGGCAGCGCCTTCGGCGTCGTGGCCGAGCACGCTGTCGGCCAGCGCGAGTTTGCGGGCCTGCAGCTCCAGCATGCGTTCTTCGATGCTGCCTTCCACCACCAGTTTGTAGACGAACACCGGCTGGTCCTGGCCGATGCGGTGGGCGCGGGCGGTGGCTTGTTCTTCCACCGCCGGGTTCCACCATGGGTCCATGTGGATGACGGTGTCGGCGGCGGTAAGGTTGAGCCCGACGCCGCCGGCTTTCAGGCTGACCAGCAGCACCGGCACGTCCAGGCTTTGGAAGCGCTGCACGACTTCGCCGCGCTGGGCGGGGCGGGTGTTGCCGGTCAGGCTCAAGAAGGGCAGGCGCAGTGCCGAGAGCACATCGGCAATCAGCTCCAGCAGCTCGGTGAACTGCGAAAACACCAGAACGCGGCGGCCTTCATCGACCAGCGGGGCCAAAAGGTCTATGAGCGCGTGGAGTTTGGCCCGCTCCATGTCGGCCCCGATCTCACTGCCCTTGACCAAGAACGGATCGCAACACACCTGCCGCAGCTTGAGCAGCGCATCGAGGATGCTGATCTGCGCGCCCGCAAAGTTCTGCCGTTGCAGCACGCGGCGCACCTGTTTGTCGGCTGCCACGCGCACGCTTTCGTACAGCTCGCGCTGGCGGCCCTGCAGTTGCACGCGCTGGATGACTTCGGTGCGCGGCGGCAGCTCGGTGGCCACGTCTTGCTTGCGGCGGCGCAAGATAAAGGGGCGCACGCGCTGGGCGAGCAGGGCGGCGCGCACGGTCTCGCCGTTTTCTTCAATCGGTTTGCGCCAGCGGGCGGCAAAGCTGCGCTGGTCGCCCAGAAAGCCGGGCATCAGCCAGTCGAACTGTGCCCAGAGTTCGCCCAGGTGGTTTTCCAGCGGCGTGCCGGTCAGGCACAGGCGGTGGCGGCTTTGCAGCTGGCGCAGGGCGCGGGCGCTGCGGCTGGCCGCGTTTTTGACCATCTGCGCCTCATCCAGAATGACCAGATGAAAGAGCTGCGCGGCCAGCGCCTCGATGTCGCGCCACAGCAGCGGGTAGGTGGTGAGCACCAAGTCGTGTGCGGGCATGTCGGCAAACAAGGCGGCGCGGTCCGGGCCGTGCAGGTTCAGCACCCGCAAATCCGGCGCCATGCGCCTCGCCTCGGCCTGCCAGTTGAACAGCAGCGAAGTGGGCAGCACCACCAGCACCGGGCGGTCCAGCCTGCCAGCCTGTTTCTCCAGCAGCACATGGGCCAGCGCCTGGGCGGTTTTGCCCAAGCCCATATCGCAGGCCAATATGCCGCCCAAGTGCTGCGCGCGCAGATATTGCAGCCAAGCCAAGCCTTCGAGTTGGTAGGGGCGCAGTTGCACTTGCAAGCCGGCAGGCGCCGACACGGGCTGGGGCTGACCTATGGTGTGCAGCCGTTTTGCCAGACTGGCCAGACCCACATCGCCTTCCAGTTGCCAGCCTTGGTGGGCGCCCACGCGCGAGGCGTCCAGCAAGCAGGCGCGCAGGGTGTTGATGCGGCGGGCTTCCCACGCGCCGAGCTGGAAGGGGCCCTTGGGCGCCATGCGTTGCGGGTCGGTCAGCAAATCCACCATGGCGCCCACGATGGCTTTGAGCGGTCCGGCTTCGGCATCAATGCGCTTGCCGCCCGGCGCGCGCAGCGACACGGTGGCCAGGTCGTCCAGCGTGTCGAGGTAGCTGGCGGTAAGCCAGCGCGGGTCGCGCTTGATGAGGTTGGCCAGCATGGGCGCGAGGTCCAGTGTCTCGCCCTCAATCTCAATCCCCAAGCTGAGCAGCCATTCGCCTTCGCGCCCGGGCAAGGCCAATTTTTCCACGCCGCGTGCGGGCTTCACCAAGGGGCTGGCCAGCTCCTTGCCCAGCACCTCGCCGGTGTCAGGGCTGAGGATGAGCTTCCAGCGTTCCACAGCCACGCTTTCGTGCGCAAAGCCCGGTTGCACCACCACCGTCCAGCCTTGGGCTTGGAGCTGGGGCACCTGGTCGGCCCAGAAGTCACCAAAGTGCTCTTCCTGCGGCAGCGTCCACACGCTGCCCAGATGCGGGCGCTGCTTCTGGCTGCGCCACTGGAAGGTGGCGTCCGCCAGCGGCACAAAGCCCATGTCCCACACCGTGTCCATGGCGTCGGCCTCGGCCACCAGGTTGCGCTGCAGGCGCACGACCGGGCCACCGGTGTCGAACAACTCTGCAAATTCCGCCGGGCGACTGTTGAGGATGGAGCTGGGGGCGGGTGTCTCCCAGCGGTCGCCAGCCGGGGTACGGTAGGTCCAGTCGAACTGCGCCAGCGTCACACTGTCGCCTCGGGGGCCCAGCTTGCCCTGAGGCTTGAGGCCCAGTAGCCCTTCGCCCCGGCCCAGCGTCATCAACGTGATGCGGGGGCGGAACTGGCCGATGACGGTGCCATCAGCGTCGGGCTCTGGGGGGCTAGGGGCGGCAGGCAGAGGCGGTGTGCGCTTGCGGTTCATGATCAAAATGGCTTCTAGCGCCCGTGAAATGTGCGCGAGCAGCTATCAAAAGAAGAGCAAATCTTCGTCAACACCCGCAGGCTAAATGCCCATGCTTTGCAGTGTGACCAGGCCCTTGGGCGTCTTGAGGGTGGCGCTCAGGTTGGCCGGGCCTTCCGATATGGCCACGCCTTCCAGACCGATGGCCGCGTAAGCCGCTTGCAGTTTGGCCGCGCTCGGGTGGCTCACCCCGATGCTGTCCAGGCTGACGCGGCTGCGCGGCAGGCTGTTGCGCGGGTGCAGGCGCAGGGGCTCGGCATCGTCCGGTTTACCCCATTGAATGAG
This window encodes:
- a CDS encoding TRAP transporter large permease encodes the protein MLLLILSFLGLMLCGLPVAVSMAGGSLIYILVSGTVPDIVLAQRMIAGIESFPLLAVPFFILAGNLMNIAGITSRIYDFAVALVGWMKGGLGQVNIIGSVIFSGMSGTAIADAAGLGSIEIKAMKEHGYSTEFSVGVTAASATLGPIIPPSLPFVIYGMMANVSIGALFVAGILPGLFMTALMMATVAYFARRNGWGGDVAFHWGRLGGATLEILLVLAFPMAVWLAVKAGASVNMATGTAFVALMVLDWRFNFSAVLALMAPVILIGGMTMGWFTPTEAAVAAVIWALFLGLVRYRSMTLRTLAQATFETIETTSSVLFIVTAASIFAWLLTTTQAAQALADWILSITSNKWVFLLLANLLILFVGCFIDTIAAITILVPILIPIVLKLGIDPIQFGIIMTLNLMIGLLHPPLGMVLFVLARISKLSVERTTMAILPWLVPLIVALIAITYVPAITLWLPHQMGLLK
- a CDS encoding TRAP transporter small permease; translation: MTLHSSLPLSGGAAESRPVETSAEALVASFAEADQHTVDLSGYGVEDWICLGFFWTMAGLVFLQFFSRYVLNDSFAWTEELAVYCLMPVVFIGASMCVRRVRHIQVNLIYRYLPVPAGRVLSTAVDIAALAFYSYGAWLVARYALAVDNEPMTTINWNKSHVYWLAFAGFALMSVRALQVGIENWRRGFSPLQNPGYFDGSDD
- a CDS encoding sialic acid TRAP transporter substrate-binding protein SiaP, which gives rise to MTFKRISLALAASLVVAAPAFAQTKLKWAHVYEPSEPFHTASVWAAQEIQKRTNGRYQIDVYPASQLGKENDINQGLALGTVDIIISGSSFAAKAFPRIGVTYYPYTFRNVDHLLAYTKSDIYKELTAGYEQKSGNEIIATTYYGTRHTTSNKPIAKCADMKGLKMRVPDVPAYLAMPRACGANTSPIAFAEVYLALQNGTVEAQENPLPTIEAKKFYEVQKHIVLTGHIVDHLNTVVAGALWKKLSDADKKIFTDVALEAAAKASKEVATREGELAAIFRSKGVSVTDVNTNEFRDTVLKNVPFEQFGYQKADWDRIQAIK
- a CDS encoding L-idonate 5-dehydrogenase; this encodes MSLACTLNGPLNLSVEHHDTQNPGPGQVRVRLGAGGICGSDLHYYQHGRAGIFAIRAPFVPGHEASGVVDAVGDGVTKVKVGQKVAVNPAHPCGMCPACRAGRSNLCEKMVFLGSAAIFPHIHGFFREHFVMNEAQLTAIDEDVSLGEIACAEPLSVGLHAVRRAGEVLGATVLVTGAGTIGCMSVIAARLAGAGRVIACDPSERAREMALTVGADEALPDASAWRGRVDVALEAAGHPAALAGCLAAVRRGGRVVQVGTLPAEIPFPANDIMSRELDYVGAFRADIEFDWAVQAIRSRRADVRPLISAQLPISQSKAAFDLALDRGRSTKVQLIPG
- a CDS encoding FadR/GntR family transcriptional regulator, giving the protein MPFQPIEPRRLYRQIADQLRQLIQTGEFAVGSKLPAERDLATKMGVSRPSVREALIALEVEGLIEVRMGSGIVVIARESVRMLDNAPGPLEIIRARQLIECELAALAAKSTDPTLVPDLLETLRDMEADIAARTLPIRGDRAFHIRIAQASDNSALQAVVTQLFDERNGPLFQKLGGHFEREATWKAAVDEHRAVVDAIAAHDPDMARAAMSGHLDHSHERFSAGWTTPTDA
- a CDS encoding PDR/VanB family oxidoreductase → MSGPTQPPVSTPATLQVKVAAKRTEAQDICSLELVATDGGALPAFTAGAHIDVHLPNGLVRQYSLSNAPSETKRYVIGVLRDAASRGGSTAVHDLVAEGSTLTISTPRNLFPLESAAPHHLLLAGGIGITPMLAMAEHLAATGGAFTLHHCSRSRARTAFVDRLAAAPFAAHTHHHFDDGDAAQKLDIAATLQSAPAGTHLYVCGPQGFMDAVLSAGRAAGWPEEHLHREYFGAAPTAKADDGSFELQIASTGKVIKVLPDQTALEALHAGGIDIPMSCEQGVCGTCLTRVKAGTPDHRDQYLLPEEQAANDQFLPCCSRSKSARLVLDL
- a CDS encoding aromatic ring-hydroxylating dioxygenase subunit alpha, which codes for MFPLNTWYVAARSEEIPSDRPLGRRICNIPMALFRNSAGVPAAVEDFCPHRGAPLSLGKVEGDTLVCGYHGLAMGCDGKTVSMPCQRVRGFPANRSFPLHEEHGFVWVWPGDATKADVANIPKFEWLGNPQFGYGGGLYEIACDYRLMIDNLMDLTHETYVHSTSIGQKEIDEVPCQTRVDGDHVITERYMEGIEAPPFWKMALRMNGLPDDQLVDRWQICHFTPPSHIMIEVGVALQGHGGYKAPDEFKAASWVVDFITPKTDTSIHYFWGMARKFKPQDAELTAQIREGQGKIFAEDQEMLERQQQNLLAYPERKLLMLNIDTGGVQSRKVIDRVVAAERNPAAAEAAA
- a CDS encoding MarR family winged helix-turn-helix transcriptional regulator produces the protein MSDSQSTTHPAVTASIPLQAEPGHLIRRAHQLAVGTFAKTHGKQITPVQYAVLRALQDTPGMDQVTLADRVALDTSTTADIAARLDAKGWIVRELMPRRQRALRLTPEGEAVLAEMLPRVAPMYGQLLDALEPAEREEFLRLLRKFVHLNTPAPEDDADMPDQPSDSA
- a CDS encoding DEAD/DEAH box helicase, producing the protein MNRKRTPPLPAAPSPPEPDADGTVIGQFRPRITLMTLGRGEGLLGLKPQGKLGPRGDSVTLAQFDWTYRTPAGDRWETPAPSSILNSRPAEFAELFDTGGPVVRLQRNLVAEADAMDTVWDMGFVPLADATFQWRSQKQRPHLGSVWTLPQEEHFGDFWADQVPQLQAQGWTVVVQPGFAHESVAVERWKLILSPDTGEVLGKELASPLVKPARGVEKLALPGREGEWLLSLGIEIEGETLDLAPMLANLIKRDPRWLTASYLDTLDDLATVSLRAPGGKRIDAEAGPLKAIVGAMVDLLTDPQRMAPKGPFQLGAWEARRINTLRACLLDASRVGAHQGWQLEGDVGLASLAKRLHTIGQPQPVSAPAGLQVQLRPYQLEGLAWLQYLRAQHLGGILACDMGLGKTAQALAHVLLEKQAGRLDRPVLVVLPTSLLFNWQAEARRMAPDLRVLNLHGPDRAALFADMPAHDLVLTTYPLLWRDIEALAAQLFHLVILDEAQMVKNAASRSARALRQLQSRHRLCLTGTPLENHLGELWAQFDWLMPGFLGDQRSFAARWRKPIEENGETVRAALLAQRVRPFILRRRKQDVATELPPRTEVIQRVQLQGRQRELYESVRVAADKQVRRVLQRQNFAGAQISILDALLKLRQVCCDPFLVKGSEIGADMERAKLHALIDLLAPLVDEGRRVLVFSQFTELLELIADVLSALRLPFLSLTGNTRPAQRGEVVQRFQSLDVPVLLVSLKAGGVGLNLTAADTVIHMDPWWNPAVEEQATARAHRIGQDQPVFVYKLVVEGSIEERMLELQARKLALADSVLGHDAEGAAKFDEADLQALLAPLGALMEQGQTPEAAARRWGRTGSRVEGV